From the genome of Ananas comosus cultivar F153 linkage group 18, ASM154086v1, whole genome shotgun sequence, one region includes:
- the LOC109723764 gene encoding protein SCAR2-like isoform X1, with product MPLLRYEIRNEYGLGKSELRGATENDDSEALLEGVTMAGLVGLLRQLGDLAEFAAEIFHGLHEEVICVAARGHGMMLRAQQLEAAIPLVEKGFPQINYSHLAYNAGSNWHSNLNVKHNLITRGDTPRFIMDSYKECHRPPKLFMLDKFDIAGAGACLKRYSDPTFYKTDSASSRKLLENTRREKRARKVTNMGLNRKNAEITESLSMPNNSTKSRMEISDQFSDGFPVRGVKLKYRRLNESKQGSLKNHMQHLIEIDSPDNLNMKYPDLVESINEIREIKIDSSEKIERNHSSSFRVKNITVSSIPEEEPEIECKDLGVLTVPPEHSGEIKRNISLPNLDQNDMFYEDKYGLVVSPVSEIHSTPTNQVFQADFMPDAESETVGSTDGYISDDAPSELENYMDALSTMESEVETDTESKGRFRQCFLGSRRFRSITHEELHFSDSEFAEQSCEIQNKPMKERCDKFMKVKSFKHFLTCETCNKNLEFGEPSCNSCLVDSPSTLVNSRSNGNLGKSQRPTDLGDRSNSFLKKGQKIAKNADSFSDSLRHMAKQLLELKYDAPQDIFSQDVEQQDEEYVADILVIPNPLLEEVDVNVLEKAPIGSVEEGNQHITGQEIVAGFVVQPKEVAAEVENVVASVDNLATLKSKEGLENGHDFVQDELSTLQREVELQIHEDGLEGSQNVESGNIEASSGEETYTDDILLHSNKQNHVVTKEHFEINNQYESISNVPKNHVTLIEIGTVESMTENYDLSVISSQDASSLGGQLQQEDFSHEGANLVQNNKFDSTNLDDASKDSMSTTVKDQEASAVTLSSPGSYTLNSFQPLFKPQLSVHVHNTIPLELSEADVVPNIETGIRENIAENENSLPMKDTTLFEVAIEAQPCIADKEILLQEGFESVETSILQSDKANAVEEKFFITNSMQPIAKEVQHEISENDKSFDSRDSPEPPYKIKMEDISYKEFLIEVDLSRDASQSLHRSVPDITTRSDEQDTSYELVNTPSGSLFVASEATKMAPGENSNAAIRNYNVDQSDYISLLDEAVSKEVQQNVSSVVSNVETSDGFSSSNLGELPLQTFPSFAGIISETSINSSLSEASDGIPPLPPLPPLEWRSVKLPFRAISSSGKIDQPPRPRSTPLLPTERDPSECFQVHESELDQSVNRQFENKMPHHNHSTSEKELPQHFGFPTISHMSDESHDFDPLNKEVIMVIPPALSTVEDDKHAHNYEAQEEGASLPSDQFLASGSESLLHGENQEALKLVEITSLEGANLNLNQTGTTSDKEVSVNDAQIRDEDGKNQFSNEFSINVETQPPISSIELPNEEDKSCDNGSLSMQEVVTSAPDDNTKSHLEAEKQVKELPSIPTPPRYPLIHVTPHDRSMLRKVPKLIQPAKPMADERNALLDQIRNKSFNLKPVLAKRPMIMGRPSTNLKVVAILERANAIRQAVANDNDDDDDSWSDS from the exons TCGTGCGCAACAGCTAGAGGCAGCGATTCCACTAGTTGAGAAGGGTTTCCCTCAGATTAATTATTCGCATCTTGCTTATAATGCGG GTAGTAACTGGCACAGTAATCTCAATGTGAAGCATAATCTCATCACTCGGGGAGACACGCCTCGTTTCATCATGGACTCTTATAAAGAGTGTCACAGGCCTCCCAAATTATTCATGCTGGACAA GTTTGATATTGCTGGTGCTGGAGCATGTCTGAAAAGGTACTCTGATCCAACTTTCTATAAGACGGATTCGGCCTCCTCCCGGAAGTTGCTAGAAAACACTCGGAGAGAAAAGAGAGCCCGTAAAGTTACG AACATGGGATTAAATCGAAAGAATGCTGAAATCACAGAGTCTCTGTCGATGCCTAACAACAGCACCAA ATCACGGATGGAAATTTCTGATCAATTTTCCGATGGATTTCCTGTAAGGGGAGTGAAATTGAAATATAGGCGATTGAACGAATCCAAACAAGGTAGTCTCAAAAATCATATGCAGCATCTTATTGAAATAGATTCACCAGACAACTTGAATATGAAATATCCTGATTTAGTCGAATCTATTAATGAAATAAGAGAGATCAAGATTGATTCTTCTGAAAAGATAGAGAGAAACCATAGCTCATCTTTTAGAGTCAAAAATATCACAGTTTCTTCAATACCTGAAGAAGAGCCGGAAATAGAATGTAAAGATCTAGGTGTGTTGACTGTACCGCCTGAGCATTCGGGTGAAATAAAAAGGAATATATCATTACCTAATCTCGATCAAAATGACATGTTTTATGAGGATAAATATGGTCTGGTTGTCTCCCCTGTGAGTGAAATTCACTCCACTCCAACCAATCAGGTGTTCCAAGCCGATTTTATGCCAGATGCTGAGAGTGAAACAGTAGGCAGTACCGATGGCTATATTTCAGATGATGCCCCTAGTGAACTGGAGAATTACATGGATGCCCTTTCTACCATGGAGTCAGAAGTAGAAACAGATACTGAGAGTAAAGGAAGATTTCGTCAGTGCTTTCTTGGATCTCGAAGATTCCGTTCAATTACTCATGAAGAGCTACATTTTTCAGATTCTGAATTTGCCGAACAGAGTTGTGAAATCCAAAATAAACCAATGAAAGAGAGGTGCGACAAATTTATGAAAGTTAAATCTTTCAAGCATTTTCTTACCTGTGAAACATGCAATAAAAACCTTGAATTTGGAGAGCCATCTTGTAATTCTTGTCTTGTAGATTCTCCTTCCACCTTGGTTAATTCAAGGTCCAACGGAAATCTTGGGAAAAGTCAAAGGCCCACCGACTTAGGTGACAGATCAAATTCTTTCTTGAAAAAGGGGCAGAAAATTGCCAAGAATGCTGATTCCTTTTCTGATTCTTTACGGCATATGGCAAAGCAGCTTCTTGAGTTGAAGTATGATGCCCCTCAAGATATCTTCTCTCAAGATGTTGAACAACAAGACGAAGAATATGTTGCAGACATTCTTGTGATACCAAATCCTCTTCTGGAAGAAGTTGATGTTAATGTGCTCGAAAAAGCTCCTATTGGTTCTGTTGAAGAGGGTAATCAACATATTACTGGGCAGGAGATAGTAGCTGGCTTTGTTGTTCAGCCTAAAGAGGTGGCTGCAGAGGTTGAGAATGTAGTTGCATCTGTCGACAATTTAGCTACTTTGAAATCAAAAGAAGGTCTTGAAAATGGGCATGATTTTGTCCAAGATGAACTTAGTACTCTACAGCGTGAAGTGGAGTTGCAAATTCATGAAGATGGGCTTGAGGGGTCCCAAAATGTGGAGTCTGGCAACATTGAAGCAAGTTCTGGAGAGGAAACATACACTGatgacattcttttgcattCTAATAAGCAGAATCATGTGGTGACTAAGGAGCATTTTGAGATCAATAATCAATATGAAAGTATATCCAATGTTCCTAAAAATCATGTAACACTTATTGAGATTGGTACCGTTGAGTCTATGACAGAAAATTATGATTTGAGCGTGATCTCTTCTCAAGATGCATCTTCCTTAGGTGGGCAATTGCAACAAGAGGATTTCTCTCATGAAGGCGCCAATTTGGTCCAAAACAACAAATTTGACTCGACGAATTTGGATGATGCAAGTAAAGATTCTATGTCGACTACAGTAAAAGACCAAGAGGCATCTGCTGTTACACTTTCAAGCCCTGGGTCATACACTCTAAATTCATTTCAGCCATTGTTCAAGCCTCAGTTGTCCGTTCATGTTCATAACACGATTCCACTTGAGCTATCTGAAGCAGATGTAGTTCCCAACATTGAGACGGGCATTCGAGAAAATATAGCAGAAAATGAAAACAGTTTGCCTATGAAGGACACAACACTCTTTGAAGTTGCTATAGAAGCACAACCATGCATTGCTGATAAAGAAATACTCCTGCAGGAAGGTTTTGAAAGTGTTGAGACTTCTATTCTCCAGTCTGATAAAGCTAATGCTGTTgaagagaaattttttataactaattccATGCAACCTATTGCCAAAGAAGTTCAACACGAAATATCAGAAAATGATAAATCTTTTGATTCGAGAGATTCTCCGGAGCCCCCTTACAAGATCAAAATGGAAGATATTTCATATAAAGAGTTTCTTATTGAGGTTGATTTGTCTAGAGATGCATCTCAGTCACTACACAGAAGTGTACCAGACATAACTACAAGATCAGATGAACAAGATACATCCTATGAACTTGTGAATACTCCAAGCGGTTCTTTGTTTGTAGCAAGCGAAGCAACAAAAATGGCACCTGGAGAGAACTCAAATGCTGCCATCAGAAACTATAATGTTGATCAGTCGGATTATATATCTCTGTTAGATGAAGCTGTATCCAAGGAAGTTCAGCAAAATGTCTCTTCTGTAGTATCTAATGTTGAGACTTCTGATGGTTTTTCGTCTTCTAATTTGGGAGAACTTCCATTGCAAACCTTTCCAAGCTTTGCTGGGATAATTTCTGAGACTTCTATTAATAGTTCTTTGTCTGAAGCTAGCGACGGAATCCCACCACTTCCTCCACTTCCCCCATTAGAGTGGAGGTCAGTAAAGCTTCCTTTCAGAGCTATTTCTTCTTCTGGAAAAATTGATCAACCCCCGAGACCGAGGTCAACACCGTTGCTGCCTACAGAAAGGGATCCTTCAGAATGTTTTCAAGTACATGAAAGTGAATTGGATCAGTCAGTTAACAGACAATTTGAAAATAAGATGCCTCATCATAATCACTCAACTTCAGAGAAAGAGTTGCCACAACATTTCGGATTTCCTACAATTTCACATATGAGCGATGAAAGCCATGATTTTGATCCCTTAAATAAAGAAGTAATCATGGTGATTCCACCGGCACTATCAACAGTAGAAGATGACAAGCATGCACATAATTATGAAGCACAGGAAGAAGGTGCTTCACTGCCATCAGATCAGTTTTTAGCATCAGGTAGTGAAAGCTTATTACATGGTGAAAATCAGGAAGCTCTAAAATTGGTGGAAATTACAAGTTTAGAGGGTGCGAATCTTAATCTTAATCAGACAGGAACAACATCAGACAAAGAGGTATCTGTAAATGATGCCCAAATTAGAGACGAAGATGGGAAGAATCAATTCAGCAATGAATTCTCTATTAATGTGGAAACACAGCCTCCAATTTCGTCAATTGAACTACCCAATGAAGAAGATAAAAGCTGTGATAATGGTTCTCTATCCATGCAAGAAGTGGTTACATCTGCTCCAGATGACAATACTAAATCACATTTAGAAGCAGAAAAACAGGTAAAAGAACTTCCTTCAATTCCGACACCTCCGAGATATCCGCTGATTCACGTTACTCCGCATGATAGAAGCATG CTGAGAAAAGTACCAAAGCTGATTCAGCCGGCAAAGCCAATGGCAGATGAAAGGAATGCATTGCTAGACCAGATACGAAATAAG TCCTTCAACCTGAAGCCAGTACTTGCGAAGAGGCCGATGATAATGGGTCGACCTTCAACCAACTTGAAGGTGGTTGCTATTTTGGAGAGAGCTAATGCGATCCGACAG GCTGTGGCAAATGACAACGACGATGATGATGACAGTTGGAGCGATTCCTAA
- the LOC109723764 gene encoding protein SCAR2-like isoform X2: MPLLRYEIRNEYGLGKSELRGATENDDSEALLEGVTMAGLVGLLRQLGDLAEFAAEIFHGLHEEVICVAARGHGMMLRAQQLEAAIPLVEKGFPQINYSHLAYNAGSNWHSNLNVKHNLITRGDTPRFIMDSYKECHRPPKLFMLDKFDIAGAGACLKRYSDPTFYKTDSASSRKLLENTRREKRARKNMGLNRKNAEITESLSMPNNSTKSRMEISDQFSDGFPVRGVKLKYRRLNESKQGSLKNHMQHLIEIDSPDNLNMKYPDLVESINEIREIKIDSSEKIERNHSSSFRVKNITVSSIPEEEPEIECKDLGVLTVPPEHSGEIKRNISLPNLDQNDMFYEDKYGLVVSPVSEIHSTPTNQVFQADFMPDAESETVGSTDGYISDDAPSELENYMDALSTMESEVETDTESKGRFRQCFLGSRRFRSITHEELHFSDSEFAEQSCEIQNKPMKERCDKFMKVKSFKHFLTCETCNKNLEFGEPSCNSCLVDSPSTLVNSRSNGNLGKSQRPTDLGDRSNSFLKKGQKIAKNADSFSDSLRHMAKQLLELKYDAPQDIFSQDVEQQDEEYVADILVIPNPLLEEVDVNVLEKAPIGSVEEGNQHITGQEIVAGFVVQPKEVAAEVENVVASVDNLATLKSKEGLENGHDFVQDELSTLQREVELQIHEDGLEGSQNVESGNIEASSGEETYTDDILLHSNKQNHVVTKEHFEINNQYESISNVPKNHVTLIEIGTVESMTENYDLSVISSQDASSLGGQLQQEDFSHEGANLVQNNKFDSTNLDDASKDSMSTTVKDQEASAVTLSSPGSYTLNSFQPLFKPQLSVHVHNTIPLELSEADVVPNIETGIRENIAENENSLPMKDTTLFEVAIEAQPCIADKEILLQEGFESVETSILQSDKANAVEEKFFITNSMQPIAKEVQHEISENDKSFDSRDSPEPPYKIKMEDISYKEFLIEVDLSRDASQSLHRSVPDITTRSDEQDTSYELVNTPSGSLFVASEATKMAPGENSNAAIRNYNVDQSDYISLLDEAVSKEVQQNVSSVVSNVETSDGFSSSNLGELPLQTFPSFAGIISETSINSSLSEASDGIPPLPPLPPLEWRSVKLPFRAISSSGKIDQPPRPRSTPLLPTERDPSECFQVHESELDQSVNRQFENKMPHHNHSTSEKELPQHFGFPTISHMSDESHDFDPLNKEVIMVIPPALSTVEDDKHAHNYEAQEEGASLPSDQFLASGSESLLHGENQEALKLVEITSLEGANLNLNQTGTTSDKEVSVNDAQIRDEDGKNQFSNEFSINVETQPPISSIELPNEEDKSCDNGSLSMQEVVTSAPDDNTKSHLEAEKQVKELPSIPTPPRYPLIHVTPHDRSMLRKVPKLIQPAKPMADERNALLDQIRNKSFNLKPVLAKRPMIMGRPSTNLKVVAILERANAIRQAVANDNDDDDDSWSDS, translated from the exons TCGTGCGCAACAGCTAGAGGCAGCGATTCCACTAGTTGAGAAGGGTTTCCCTCAGATTAATTATTCGCATCTTGCTTATAATGCGG GTAGTAACTGGCACAGTAATCTCAATGTGAAGCATAATCTCATCACTCGGGGAGACACGCCTCGTTTCATCATGGACTCTTATAAAGAGTGTCACAGGCCTCCCAAATTATTCATGCTGGACAA GTTTGATATTGCTGGTGCTGGAGCATGTCTGAAAAGGTACTCTGATCCAACTTTCTATAAGACGGATTCGGCCTCCTCCCGGAAGTTGCTAGAAAACACTCGGAGAGAAAAGAGAGCCCGTAAA AACATGGGATTAAATCGAAAGAATGCTGAAATCACAGAGTCTCTGTCGATGCCTAACAACAGCACCAA ATCACGGATGGAAATTTCTGATCAATTTTCCGATGGATTTCCTGTAAGGGGAGTGAAATTGAAATATAGGCGATTGAACGAATCCAAACAAGGTAGTCTCAAAAATCATATGCAGCATCTTATTGAAATAGATTCACCAGACAACTTGAATATGAAATATCCTGATTTAGTCGAATCTATTAATGAAATAAGAGAGATCAAGATTGATTCTTCTGAAAAGATAGAGAGAAACCATAGCTCATCTTTTAGAGTCAAAAATATCACAGTTTCTTCAATACCTGAAGAAGAGCCGGAAATAGAATGTAAAGATCTAGGTGTGTTGACTGTACCGCCTGAGCATTCGGGTGAAATAAAAAGGAATATATCATTACCTAATCTCGATCAAAATGACATGTTTTATGAGGATAAATATGGTCTGGTTGTCTCCCCTGTGAGTGAAATTCACTCCACTCCAACCAATCAGGTGTTCCAAGCCGATTTTATGCCAGATGCTGAGAGTGAAACAGTAGGCAGTACCGATGGCTATATTTCAGATGATGCCCCTAGTGAACTGGAGAATTACATGGATGCCCTTTCTACCATGGAGTCAGAAGTAGAAACAGATACTGAGAGTAAAGGAAGATTTCGTCAGTGCTTTCTTGGATCTCGAAGATTCCGTTCAATTACTCATGAAGAGCTACATTTTTCAGATTCTGAATTTGCCGAACAGAGTTGTGAAATCCAAAATAAACCAATGAAAGAGAGGTGCGACAAATTTATGAAAGTTAAATCTTTCAAGCATTTTCTTACCTGTGAAACATGCAATAAAAACCTTGAATTTGGAGAGCCATCTTGTAATTCTTGTCTTGTAGATTCTCCTTCCACCTTGGTTAATTCAAGGTCCAACGGAAATCTTGGGAAAAGTCAAAGGCCCACCGACTTAGGTGACAGATCAAATTCTTTCTTGAAAAAGGGGCAGAAAATTGCCAAGAATGCTGATTCCTTTTCTGATTCTTTACGGCATATGGCAAAGCAGCTTCTTGAGTTGAAGTATGATGCCCCTCAAGATATCTTCTCTCAAGATGTTGAACAACAAGACGAAGAATATGTTGCAGACATTCTTGTGATACCAAATCCTCTTCTGGAAGAAGTTGATGTTAATGTGCTCGAAAAAGCTCCTATTGGTTCTGTTGAAGAGGGTAATCAACATATTACTGGGCAGGAGATAGTAGCTGGCTTTGTTGTTCAGCCTAAAGAGGTGGCTGCAGAGGTTGAGAATGTAGTTGCATCTGTCGACAATTTAGCTACTTTGAAATCAAAAGAAGGTCTTGAAAATGGGCATGATTTTGTCCAAGATGAACTTAGTACTCTACAGCGTGAAGTGGAGTTGCAAATTCATGAAGATGGGCTTGAGGGGTCCCAAAATGTGGAGTCTGGCAACATTGAAGCAAGTTCTGGAGAGGAAACATACACTGatgacattcttttgcattCTAATAAGCAGAATCATGTGGTGACTAAGGAGCATTTTGAGATCAATAATCAATATGAAAGTATATCCAATGTTCCTAAAAATCATGTAACACTTATTGAGATTGGTACCGTTGAGTCTATGACAGAAAATTATGATTTGAGCGTGATCTCTTCTCAAGATGCATCTTCCTTAGGTGGGCAATTGCAACAAGAGGATTTCTCTCATGAAGGCGCCAATTTGGTCCAAAACAACAAATTTGACTCGACGAATTTGGATGATGCAAGTAAAGATTCTATGTCGACTACAGTAAAAGACCAAGAGGCATCTGCTGTTACACTTTCAAGCCCTGGGTCATACACTCTAAATTCATTTCAGCCATTGTTCAAGCCTCAGTTGTCCGTTCATGTTCATAACACGATTCCACTTGAGCTATCTGAAGCAGATGTAGTTCCCAACATTGAGACGGGCATTCGAGAAAATATAGCAGAAAATGAAAACAGTTTGCCTATGAAGGACACAACACTCTTTGAAGTTGCTATAGAAGCACAACCATGCATTGCTGATAAAGAAATACTCCTGCAGGAAGGTTTTGAAAGTGTTGAGACTTCTATTCTCCAGTCTGATAAAGCTAATGCTGTTgaagagaaattttttataactaattccATGCAACCTATTGCCAAAGAAGTTCAACACGAAATATCAGAAAATGATAAATCTTTTGATTCGAGAGATTCTCCGGAGCCCCCTTACAAGATCAAAATGGAAGATATTTCATATAAAGAGTTTCTTATTGAGGTTGATTTGTCTAGAGATGCATCTCAGTCACTACACAGAAGTGTACCAGACATAACTACAAGATCAGATGAACAAGATACATCCTATGAACTTGTGAATACTCCAAGCGGTTCTTTGTTTGTAGCAAGCGAAGCAACAAAAATGGCACCTGGAGAGAACTCAAATGCTGCCATCAGAAACTATAATGTTGATCAGTCGGATTATATATCTCTGTTAGATGAAGCTGTATCCAAGGAAGTTCAGCAAAATGTCTCTTCTGTAGTATCTAATGTTGAGACTTCTGATGGTTTTTCGTCTTCTAATTTGGGAGAACTTCCATTGCAAACCTTTCCAAGCTTTGCTGGGATAATTTCTGAGACTTCTATTAATAGTTCTTTGTCTGAAGCTAGCGACGGAATCCCACCACTTCCTCCACTTCCCCCATTAGAGTGGAGGTCAGTAAAGCTTCCTTTCAGAGCTATTTCTTCTTCTGGAAAAATTGATCAACCCCCGAGACCGAGGTCAACACCGTTGCTGCCTACAGAAAGGGATCCTTCAGAATGTTTTCAAGTACATGAAAGTGAATTGGATCAGTCAGTTAACAGACAATTTGAAAATAAGATGCCTCATCATAATCACTCAACTTCAGAGAAAGAGTTGCCACAACATTTCGGATTTCCTACAATTTCACATATGAGCGATGAAAGCCATGATTTTGATCCCTTAAATAAAGAAGTAATCATGGTGATTCCACCGGCACTATCAACAGTAGAAGATGACAAGCATGCACATAATTATGAAGCACAGGAAGAAGGTGCTTCACTGCCATCAGATCAGTTTTTAGCATCAGGTAGTGAAAGCTTATTACATGGTGAAAATCAGGAAGCTCTAAAATTGGTGGAAATTACAAGTTTAGAGGGTGCGAATCTTAATCTTAATCAGACAGGAACAACATCAGACAAAGAGGTATCTGTAAATGATGCCCAAATTAGAGACGAAGATGGGAAGAATCAATTCAGCAATGAATTCTCTATTAATGTGGAAACACAGCCTCCAATTTCGTCAATTGAACTACCCAATGAAGAAGATAAAAGCTGTGATAATGGTTCTCTATCCATGCAAGAAGTGGTTACATCTGCTCCAGATGACAATACTAAATCACATTTAGAAGCAGAAAAACAGGTAAAAGAACTTCCTTCAATTCCGACACCTCCGAGATATCCGCTGATTCACGTTACTCCGCATGATAGAAGCATG CTGAGAAAAGTACCAAAGCTGATTCAGCCGGCAAAGCCAATGGCAGATGAAAGGAATGCATTGCTAGACCAGATACGAAATAAG TCCTTCAACCTGAAGCCAGTACTTGCGAAGAGGCCGATGATAATGGGTCGACCTTCAACCAACTTGAAGGTGGTTGCTATTTTGGAGAGAGCTAATGCGATCCGACAG GCTGTGGCAAATGACAACGACGATGATGATGACAGTTGGAGCGATTCCTAA
- the LOC109723816 gene encoding CASP-like protein 4B4 has product MGRVTSPKYLKPTLLLLTIVVPQFIRRYSRYTERVILVPTIDVESPLSSSASNPSHGGRRRWRRSGAVRATGPREGIAAGDGGAAAVTSVLRRWKREDLVEKSSLLLRAAALLLSLISFVVMASNKHGDWKEFDHYEEYRYIVAIGVLAFLYSAGQVARQVHRLNGGADPFPERTSRIVDFAADQVIAYLMISALSAAIPITNRMREGADNIFTDTSSASISMAFFAFLALAFSALLSGFKLSKQTYI; this is encoded by the exons CACCTTACTCCTCCTAACTATTGTTGTTCCCCAATTTATTCGCCGCTATTCTCGTTATACCGAACGGGTTATCCTCGTTCCCACCATTGACGTTGAGtcccctctctcctcctcgGCATCAAACCCTAGCCATGGCGGCCGTCGCCGATGGCGGCGATCCGGCGCCGTCCGCGCCACCGGACCTCGAGAAGGCATCGCCGCCGGGGACGGCGGCGCCGCGGCGGTGACCTCGGTGCTGCGGCGGTGGAAGCGGGAGGACCTTGTGGAGAAAAGCTCGCTGCTCCTCCGCGCCGCGGCGCTCCTCTTGTCCCTCATCTCCTTCGTCGTCATGGCGTCGAACAAGCACGGCGATTGGAAGGAGTTCGATCACTACGAGGAATACAG GTACATAGTGGCGATCGGGGTGCTCGCTTTCTTGTACTCGGCGGGGCAGGTGGCGAGGCAGGTTCATCGGCTTAACGGGGGCGCAGATCCTTTTCCGGAGAGGACATCGAGAATCGTGGATTTTGCTGCGGATCAG GTGATTGCGTACCTCATGATTTCTGCATTATCTGCTGCTATCCCTATAACCAATCGCATGCGAGAGGGAGCTGATAACATATTCACTGATACATCTTCAGCCTCCATTAGCATGGCATTCTTCGCCTTTTTGGCGCTGGCCTTCTCTGCTCTCCTTTCCGGATTCAAGCTCTCCAAGCAAACATATATATGA